From a region of the Candidatus Bathyarchaeota archaeon genome:
- a CDS encoding ATP-dependent DNA ligase, which translates to MKFSQIADCYEKIDATTKRLEMTDYLVELLKLTAKDIIDKVVYLTQGKLYPDFVDIQTGIAEKLAIQAVAKATGKSEKETGEDLAKTGDIGETAQKFLAKKTQATLFKGTPLTVEKVYDTLDRMARTSGTGSMDRKLSLLAGLLTSATPKEAKYIIRTVTGSLRLGIADMTVLDALAIAYGGGKEARDALERAYNISSDLGKVAKIVAKKGIKGIEKIKVSLGKPIRPMLAERLGSPEEILEKLNGKCMAEFKYDGERVQAHKQGEQVTLFSRRLENITNQYPDAVELFKKHVKAKNAIIEAECVAVDSDTGEMKPFQELMHRRRKYGIKEAMEEYPVSLFMFDVLYADGEDYTLKPYSARHRKLEQIIKENTRAKTAESLIVDNAEDMEKFFQKAVESGCEGLMCKSIAKDSIYQAGARGWMWIKYKRDYKSEMTDTVDLVVVGAFHGRGKRAGTYGALLLTAYNPDKDTFETVTKCGTGFTDEDLKRLPKIMEKHKIPHKHPRVQSMLEADVWFEPAVVIEVLGAEITLSPVHTCAIDAIRKESGLAIRFPRFTGNYRFDKSAEDATTDKEIVKTYRNQLKKLGES; encoded by the coding sequence TTGAAGTTCTCTCAGATAGCGGATTGCTATGAAAAAATTGATGCCACAACCAAAAGACTTGAGATGACTGATTATCTGGTGGAACTTCTTAAGCTCACCGCGAAAGACATTATAGACAAAGTTGTTTACCTTACACAGGGAAAATTATACCCTGACTTTGTTGACATTCAGACAGGCATAGCTGAAAAGCTGGCTATTCAAGCTGTTGCAAAGGCGACAGGCAAAAGTGAGAAAGAAACCGGGGAAGACCTTGCGAAAACAGGAGACATAGGTGAAACTGCCCAAAAATTTCTTGCAAAAAAAACTCAAGCAACACTCTTCAAAGGAACGCCCTTAACAGTTGAAAAAGTTTACGATACACTCGACAGGATGGCGAGGACATCCGGCACAGGTTCAATGGACAGAAAGCTGAGCCTTCTCGCAGGGCTGTTGACAAGTGCTACTCCAAAAGAGGCAAAATACATCATAAGAACAGTGACCGGAAGCCTCAGACTAGGAATCGCTGACATGACCGTTTTAGACGCATTAGCAATCGCCTATGGAGGCGGTAAGGAGGCAAGAGACGCATTAGAAAGAGCCTACAACATTTCTTCAGATCTTGGAAAGGTAGCCAAGATAGTTGCAAAGAAAGGGATAAAGGGCATTGAAAAAATTAAGGTGTCGCTTGGAAAACCTATACGCCCAATGCTCGCAGAACGACTGGGTTCACCTGAAGAAATCTTAGAGAAGCTTAACGGTAAATGTATGGCAGAGTTCAAGTATGACGGGGAGCGCGTGCAAGCTCACAAACAAGGAGAGCAAGTTACTTTGTTTTCACGACGCCTAGAGAACATCACAAATCAGTATCCCGATGCTGTAGAGCTTTTCAAGAAACATGTCAAGGCAAAAAACGCTATCATTGAGGCGGAATGTGTTGCCGTGGACTCAGACACTGGCGAAATGAAGCCCTTCCAGGAATTGATGCATCGCAGACGGAAATATGGCATCAAAGAGGCAATGGAAGAATATCCTGTTTCGCTTTTCATGTTTGACGTGTTATATGCCGACGGAGAAGACTATACTTTGAAACCTTATTCGGCTAGGCACAGAAAACTTGAGCAGATAATCAAAGAGAACACCCGCGCGAAAACTGCAGAGTCTCTCATCGTAGACAACGCTGAAGATATGGAAAAGTTCTTTCAAAAAGCCGTGGAAAGTGGTTGCGAAGGGCTCATGTGTAAATCAATAGCCAAAGACTCGATCTATCAGGCGGGTGCGAGAGGGTGGATGTGGATAAAATATAAGCGGGATTACAAAAGCGAAATGACCGACACCGTGGACCTAGTAGTCGTAGGAGCTTTTCACGGTAGAGGAAAACGTGCAGGAACATATGGAGCATTACTCTTAACGGCTTATAACCCTGACAAAGACACGTTTGAAACAGTAACAAAATGCGGAACCGGCTTTACCGATGAAGACTTGAAGAGACTACCGAAAATAATGGAGAAACATAAGATTCCTCACAAGCATCCGAGGGTGCAGTCGATGCTTGAAGCAGATGTATGGTTTGAACCCGCTGTTGTGATTGAGGTTCTCGGAGCAGAAATTACGTTAAGCCCAGTTCACACATGTGCGATAGATGCGATTCGTAAAGAAAGCGGGTTGGCTATAAGATTTCCCCGATTCACTGGAAACTACAGATTTGACAAGTCCGCAGAAGATGCGACAACAGATAAGGAAATAGTGAAAACTTATAGAAACCAGTTAAAGAAACTGGGTGAAAGCTAA
- a CDS encoding DUF47 family protein, producing MSELLDWFQKHRETNALNTMRRHLTTTMSIVDDLEKAVEAAVLSKTKEAKSLIDNITNAEREADTLGRNFMDELAQGELPSSDREDLMHLMKRVDMVADWCREATRLLNVLPMEEVPQSLKKAFIEMAKGLKECALSLQRSINKMVIKPEDALKAADEVERHEEKVDDLHENARQLLVEEAKLKAGIAVLASQLFEAIETVADSCGDDCDQTRIIIVRR from the coding sequence ATGAGTGAATTACTAGACTGGTTCCAAAAACATCGAGAGACTAATGCATTAAATACAATGCGGCGCCACCTTACAACAACAATGTCCATTGTAGACGACTTGGAAAAAGCAGTGGAAGCAGCTGTTTTGAGCAAGACAAAAGAAGCAAAATCGCTTATTGACAATATTACAAACGCTGAAAGAGAAGCAGATACTCTAGGGAGGAACTTTATGGACGAGTTGGCTCAGGGCGAGTTGCCCTCTTCAGATAGGGAAGACTTGATGCATCTGATGAAGCGAGTGGATATGGTAGCAGATTGGTGTAGAGAAGCTACAAGGTTGCTAAATGTACTTCCAATGGAGGAGGTTCCACAGAGTTTGAAGAAAGCCTTTATAGAAATGGCTAAAGGTCTCAAAGAGTGCGCTTTATCGCTTCAAAGAAGTATCAATAAAATGGTCATTAAGCCAGAAGATGCTTTGAAGGCAGCTGATGAAGTAGAACGACATGAAGAGAAAGTTGATGATTTACATGAGAACGCTCGTCAACTGCTCGTTGAAGAGGCAAAACTGAAAGCGGGAATAGCCGTTTTAGCAAGCCAACTCTTCGAAGCAATTGAAACTGTGGCTGATTCTTGCGGAGATGATTGCGATCAAACCAGAATTATTATTGTTAGACGTTGA
- a CDS encoding DMT family transporter, which produces MVKRGRQLALLEGITAGTLFGTGAIFIRLLTDINVFSIALWRLMIASAALAFIILAFRRKLDTSLVRKNLKHFLVLGLLLGVHFILFVSAVKDTTILNATVLVNTTPIFSMIISTFLYRIKPSKLALAGVIFSFIGAGFIAYRDAMAGDTASLIGDLEATLAAVAEGFYLNYGREKRRKLPLLPTMLFIYLAAALTVGATTVLTGTTFEVSDSSGMLLLLVGFGIFPTAVAHTLYFSSLSNLKSFETATMALLEPLGAVLLGIAIFAEFPTPVFVLGAVLVLVGIFSVAAGE; this is translated from the coding sequence ATGGTAAAAAGAGGTAGACAACTAGCCCTGTTAGAAGGCATTACAGCAGGCACACTTTTCGGCACGGGGGCAATATTCATCCGCCTTTTAACTGATATCAACGTTTTTTCAATAGCTCTTTGGCGGCTGATGATAGCCTCAGCAGCACTAGCTTTCATAATATTAGCGTTTAGGAGAAAACTAGACACCAGTCTAGTTCGGAAGAACCTTAAACATTTTCTTGTACTCGGGCTGCTGCTGGGCGTTCATTTCATCCTTTTCGTTTCGGCGGTGAAAGATACAACCATCTTGAATGCAACGGTACTTGTGAATACAACGCCTATTTTTTCCATGATAATATCCACATTCCTTTACCGCATAAAACCGTCAAAACTGGCTCTGGCAGGTGTAATATTCTCGTTCATCGGGGCAGGGTTCATAGCTTATAGAGATGCTATGGCGGGAGATACTGCTAGTTTGATAGGAGATTTAGAAGCCACTTTGGCAGCCGTTGCAGAAGGTTTCTACCTTAACTATGGCAGAGAAAAACGCAGAAAGCTTCCACTCTTGCCAACCATGCTCTTCATATACTTGGCAGCAGCTCTTACCGTCGGCGCAACAACAGTCTTGACTGGAACAACCTTTGAAGTTTCAGACAGCTCAGGAATGCTTCTACTACTAGTAGGCTTTGGCATCTTCCCGACTGCAGTAGCTCACACCCTCTATTTTTCTTCACTATCCAACCTCAAGTCTTTCGAAACTGCCACTATGGCACTTCTTGAACCCTTGGGCGCAGTTCTTCTAGGTATCGCAATCTTTGCAGAATTCCCTACGCCAGTTTTCGTCTTAGGCGCAGTTCTGGTGCTTGTGGGAATTTTCTCAGTAGCAGCAGGAGAATAA
- a CDS encoding aminotransferase class I/II-fold pyridoxal phosphate-dependent enzyme — protein MKTMEFIDLRSDTVTLPTDEMLEAIKAAELGDDVFREDSTVNKLEIMAAKKMGKEAALLVASGTQANLVSLLGNTKRGNLVILEAESHIYWYEVGGLSAIAGLLPWPVRGDLGILDPKDIEAAMRPKNIHFPEMALICIENTHNRYGGTITTPDQIKAVSKVAKAFGLKLYMDGARIFNAAVALKVDVKDFTRHVDNLMFCLSKGLSCPIGSIVVGTDEFIEKARKNRKILGGGMRQAGIIAAPGIVALEKMIDRLEEDHKNARALAEGLAQINGISIELENVQTNIVHFDVSELPVTSEQFASKLRENGVLALPRDKKR, from the coding sequence ATGAAGACTATGGAATTTATAGACTTGAGAAGCGACACGGTAACCTTGCCCACCGATGAGATGCTGGAGGCGATCAAAGCGGCTGAGCTCGGTGACGATGTCTTTAGAGAAGATTCTACAGTCAACAAGCTTGAGATTATGGCTGCCAAAAAAATGGGCAAAGAAGCAGCGCTGCTTGTGGCTAGCGGAACCCAAGCTAACTTGGTCTCTTTGCTGGGTAACACAAAGCGTGGAAACCTCGTAATACTGGAAGCTGAATCCCACATTTACTGGTATGAAGTTGGAGGACTATCCGCGATAGCAGGCTTACTACCTTGGCCAGTAAGAGGCGACCTCGGAATCTTAGATCCAAAAGATATCGAAGCGGCTATGAGGCCGAAGAACATTCACTTTCCAGAGATGGCGTTGATCTGCATCGAGAACACCCATAACAGGTATGGCGGTACAATCACCACCCCTGACCAAATAAAGGCGGTTAGTAAAGTTGCTAAAGCCTTTGGTTTAAAGCTTTACATGGACGGTGCAAGAATTTTCAACGCTGCAGTAGCATTGAAGGTTGACGTAAAGGATTTTACGAGACATGTTGATAATTTGATGTTCTGCCTGTCTAAAGGGTTAAGCTGTCCCATAGGATCGATCGTCGTTGGAACTGACGAGTTCATAGAAAAAGCCCGAAAGAATCGAAAAATCCTCGGCGGAGGAATGCGCCAAGCTGGCATAATAGCAGCCCCTGGAATAGTTGCTCTCGAAAAAATGATTGACAGACTAGAAGAAGACCATAAAAACGCGAGGGCATTGGCTGAGGGATTAGCTCAGATAAATGGTATCTCAATTGAGCTAGAGAATGTGCAGACAAATATAGTTCACTTCGACGTAAGCGAATTACCAGTCACCTCAGAGCAATTCGCTTCAAAACTGAGAGAAAATGGGGTACTTGCACTACCACGAGACAAGAAACGAT
- a CDS encoding DUF5752 family protein: MLNEPKTPRILRPLPRDKAFYFFTSIGNYTGESAASLEEFVKKILDIDIKSLEFHLYRKDFEKWITETLEDNILASKIKQLEELKPIGIDLRDRLYLIVSKHCENLKSPHPPSTPATFTKPKPTRIMFGKTQSQGTVETRVKE, from the coding sequence ATGTTGAATGAACCCAAAACACCCAGAATTCTAAGACCCCTTCCCAGAGATAAGGCCTTTTACTTCTTCACCTCAATAGGAAACTATACTGGAGAAAGTGCCGCGTCTTTAGAAGAGTTTGTCAAGAAAATTCTAGATATAGACATCAAATCTTTGGAGTTTCACCTTTACAGAAAGGATTTTGAAAAGTGGATTACTGAAACACTAGAAGACAACATTTTAGCCAGCAAAATCAAACAACTCGAGGAATTAAAACCAATAGGAATAGACCTCAGAGACCGACTTTACCTAATTGTCTCAAAGCATTGCGAAAACCTCAAAAGCCCACATCCACCTTCAACTCCAGCAACCTTCACGAAACCCAAACCCACTCGAATAATGTTCGGGAAAACGCAGTCGCAAGGAACTGTAGAGACTCGAGTCAAAGAATAA
- a CDS encoding 60S ribosomal protein L22 has product MTKIPIEISELRKSVDGDTVKELADFLEEKLEEIEVDMTGSEIILSYEEEEKPFSRSYLRTLLRKFLHKAELKEFRVIAGKENAFVIKEKKLRIEE; this is encoded by the coding sequence ATGACGAAAATTCCTATTGAAATCTCGGAGTTGCGCAAGAGTGTCGATGGTGACACGGTGAAAGAACTAGCCGACTTCCTTGAAGAAAAACTAGAAGAGATAGAAGTTGATATGACTGGCAGCGAAATAATCTTAAGCTATGAAGAGGAAGAGAAGCCGTTTTCTCGGTCCTATCTGCGAACTCTTCTTCGCAAGTTTCTACACAAGGCAGAATTGAAAGAATTTCGGGTAATTGCTGGAAAAGAAAATGCTTTTGTTATCAAAGAGAAGAAGCTGCGCATCGAAGAGTAG
- a CDS encoding nitroreductase family protein, which produces MDVFEAIRNRRSIRAFERKIVSKEQVEWLIDAARHAPSAGNIQPWEFVIVRNPKIKKQLSAAALNQTFIEEAPVVIVVCANEVRSSQGYGQRGANLYCIQDTAAATENLLLAAYAMGLGACWVGAFREKIVRKALNTPDHVRPVAIIPVGHPSEKPTPRRRRHIQEIVHLETF; this is translated from the coding sequence ATGGATGTGTTCGAAGCCATAAGAAACAGAAGAAGCATCCGCGCTTTTGAAAGAAAAATAGTATCTAAAGAACAAGTTGAATGGCTTATTGACGCTGCAAGACATGCACCTTCAGCAGGCAACATTCAACCCTGGGAATTCGTTATAGTGAGAAACCCTAAGATAAAGAAGCAGCTCTCAGCCGCCGCTTTAAACCAAACTTTCATTGAAGAAGCCCCAGTTGTAATAGTGGTTTGTGCAAACGAAGTGCGTTCTAGCCAAGGTTATGGACAACGCGGGGCGAACCTTTACTGCATACAAGACACCGCTGCAGCTACAGAAAACCTGTTATTAGCAGCTTATGCCATGGGACTTGGTGCTTGTTGGGTTGGGGCTTTTCGAGAAAAAATCGTAAGAAAAGCTTTAAACACCCCTGACCACGTGAGACCAGTTGCAATAATTCCAGTTGGACACCCCTCAGAAAAACCGACACCTCGGAGAAGAAGACATATCCAAGAGATTGTTCATCTAGAAACGTTTTGA
- a CDS encoding DNA repair exonuclease: MKPLSFVHVADIHLGYTQYNLEVRRRDFNRAFKEVVDKTLELKPDFMIIAGDIFHHARPSNVTLEAAIKNFSRLRDVDIPILVVDGSHDAAPNIITSTILNPLDAAGLLYYLPRHEGACWRNEKCYIYGIPNYRTRRKTEEQLPLFYEENKPSPDPALFNIFVFHMALDLPSVKPPQMEAEAPPELLPEGFNYYAGGHVHKPFKSRFKTGTLAYSGSTETVYYDDAKLKKGFYYVQVDEEGKAELQHTKLESPRRFVILKNDYSHMTPAKISEIAAHRVKENDEEGAIIVPVLKGVLPAEANRSQIDIARIRNAAEKALLVHPIIRLNEAEVPEAVVRSIFEGELKDLKTKAFEYFLQIFSERYSRDEAEKIARLSVNIIEPLTRKDEGKVKEALEAHSDAN; this comes from the coding sequence TTGAAGCCTTTGAGTTTTGTTCACGTGGCGGACATCCATTTGGGCTATACCCAATATAACCTAGAGGTAAGGCGTAGAGACTTCAATAGAGCCTTCAAAGAAGTTGTTGACAAGACACTAGAGTTGAAACCAGACTTCATGATAATCGCTGGAGACATTTTCCACCATGCAAGGCCCAGCAACGTCACGTTAGAGGCTGCAATCAAAAACTTTAGTCGACTTCGAGACGTAGATATTCCAATCCTAGTTGTTGACGGTTCTCATGATGCTGCGCCAAACATAATAACAAGCACAATTCTTAACCCGCTGGATGCGGCGGGCCTACTGTACTATTTGCCTCGTCACGAAGGCGCCTGTTGGCGAAACGAAAAATGTTACATCTACGGCATTCCGAACTACAGAACCAGACGAAAAACGGAAGAACAACTTCCGCTTTTCTACGAGGAAAATAAGCCATCACCCGACCCCGCGTTGTTTAACATATTCGTTTTCCACATGGCGCTAGACTTACCCAGCGTCAAGCCACCACAAATGGAAGCAGAAGCTCCGCCTGAACTTTTACCAGAAGGTTTCAACTATTACGCGGGTGGACACGTTCACAAGCCATTTAAAAGCAGATTCAAGACTGGTACTTTAGCCTATAGTGGTTCTACCGAGACTGTTTATTATGATGATGCAAAGCTAAAGAAAGGCTTCTATTATGTGCAAGTAGACGAGGAAGGCAAAGCTGAACTTCAACACACAAAACTAGAGAGCCCCCGCCGCTTTGTGATCTTGAAAAACGATTATTCCCACATGACTCCGGCGAAAATTAGCGAAATCGCGGCTCACCGAGTTAAAGAAAACGATGAAGAAGGCGCCATTATTGTTCCCGTTTTGAAAGGAGTTCTGCCCGCTGAAGCCAACCGAAGCCAGATAGACATTGCTCGAATTAGGAATGCGGCAGAAAAAGCACTTCTAGTCCATCCAATCATTCGATTAAATGAGGCAGAGGTGCCAGAAGCGGTTGTGCGCTCAATATTTGAAGGCGAGCTTAAGGACTTGAAAACTAAAGCTTTTGAATATTTTCTTCAGATATTTTCTGAGCGCTACTCAAGAGACGAGGCTGAGAAAATTGCGCGCCTTTCAGTAAACATCATCGAACCGCTAACTCGGAAAGATGAAGGCAAAGTAAAGGAGGCGTTGGAGGCGCATTCAGATGCGAATTAA
- a CDS encoding alanine--tRNA ligase-related protein, with protein MGKIPVTKLLYYGDAYLREFEAKILQVARDNGLVGIILENTTFYPTGGGQPSDKGMIEGENCRADVAEVQWNRGRILHLADNMVGEIKQGEVIKGVIDWNRRYSLMKNHTAAHLMAEAVRCVLSSPVKIVGSGLDVDKARLDLALASSLRPMFQKIEDVANSMVRENRAVEIIIMNRDEAEKYVEKFHENLKTLPSNISQVRIVEVKGLHACACGGTHVRTTGELDFIKILGRSSKGKGVERLEFRAQNP; from the coding sequence ATGGGAAAGATTCCAGTAACAAAGCTTCTTTACTATGGTGATGCTTATTTGCGTGAGTTCGAAGCCAAAATTCTTCAAGTTGCCAGAGACAATGGATTGGTAGGCATAATTCTTGAGAATACGACCTTTTATCCGACTGGTGGGGGTCAACCTTCAGACAAGGGCATGATTGAAGGAGAAAATTGCAGGGCTGACGTTGCAGAAGTTCAATGGAATAGAGGTCGGATTTTGCATCTAGCGGACAACATGGTTGGTGAGATTAAGCAAGGTGAAGTGATTAAAGGGGTCATTGACTGGAACCGTCGGTATTCTTTGATGAAAAACCACACCGCAGCTCATTTAATGGCAGAAGCAGTAAGATGTGTTCTTAGCAGTCCTGTAAAAATCGTAGGTTCAGGACTTGATGTCGACAAAGCGCGTCTAGACCTAGCTTTAGCAAGTTCGTTAAGGCCAATGTTTCAAAAAATTGAAGACGTTGCCAACAGCATGGTTAGAGAAAATAGAGCTGTCGAAATAATTATTATGAACCGTGATGAAGCAGAAAAATATGTTGAGAAATTTCATGAAAACCTGAAAACACTTCCATCCAACATTTCACAAGTGCGGATTGTTGAGGTTAAGGGTTTACATGCGTGTGCTTGCGGTGGAACACATGTTAGAACCACTGGTGAGCTTGACTTCATAAAGATTCTGGGGCGTTCTTCTAAGGGAAAAGGCGTAGAACGATTGGAGTTCAGAGCGCAAAATCCTTAA
- a CDS encoding SMC family ATPase: protein MRIKAITLENIRSHAKSRIDFEKGFNCLVGGLGTGKSSILYAIDFALFGDPLTRSYHYLLREGENSGKVAVEFLLNGRTYRIERGLKRRGKGIGQDVEHLKFYEEDNLIASMRNEAVAEQLKSITGLDKEIFREVVWVRQEHLKELLDIAPRERQKRLDQLFGLSDYEVAWNNIRGIQREYEGEKKAYEKDFDVLGIEKLEAEYHKAVEEFSNLENEILNLTNGLQEAETALQAASTQLQNLEQLRKQTEELLRKEAELQTNTVNSEDMCARLANQIQRKIATIGELEQRLEAFKAKLNLQRKKLQEIGLASDLTIEELKHQLTSFDEQMTSIRAEQEAARKENQVSKQRVSNLAAESKCPLCLQPLPEDYKAHMLKHIEEEKAEREGKLVELKKNIHELEKLRDVANKAVLDFQSYTPRIQDVKTRVLEEIESKEKLEKEFEEHQLREKMFRTQLEEARKEIEKFDISELENARSLHKTTSEQYHTIKTRLESSESWKKDTSFRIEEFRERVMHAQQKIERVKKIEKLLEILDGIRDAYRGIQPQLRTEFVRILERVVQQVLDSLVGEEDIALIALIDETYTPSIKSQEGHEREVSYLSGGERTLLAFAYRFALGQLIMQARTGHGLQMLLLDEPTESLGREDRSVDRLAEAIARLKAIEQIIAVTHNEAFAEKAEHIIRLAKEADVSKVVA, encoded by the coding sequence ATGCGAATTAAAGCCATAACTTTGGAAAACATCCGCTCTCATGCCAAATCCAGAATTGACTTTGAGAAAGGGTTTAACTGCCTAGTTGGGGGTCTAGGAACCGGCAAATCCAGCATACTTTACGCTATCGATTTTGCTTTGTTTGGCGACCCTTTGACGAGAAGCTATCATTATCTTTTACGTGAAGGAGAAAATTCGGGAAAGGTGGCAGTCGAGTTTCTATTGAATGGTAGAACCTACCGCATTGAAAGGGGATTGAAGAGACGTGGAAAGGGGATAGGCCAAGACGTGGAGCACCTGAAGTTTTACGAAGAAGACAATTTAATCGCCAGCATGAGAAATGAAGCTGTTGCGGAGCAGTTGAAAAGCATAACGGGGCTAGATAAGGAAATTTTCCGTGAAGTTGTGTGGGTTAGGCAGGAGCATCTTAAGGAATTATTGGATATAGCTCCTCGAGAACGGCAGAAACGGTTAGACCAGCTGTTTGGATTAAGCGACTACGAGGTGGCGTGGAACAACATACGTGGAATTCAAAGAGAATACGAGGGTGAAAAGAAGGCTTACGAGAAGGACTTTGACGTTCTAGGAATAGAGAAGCTTGAGGCTGAGTATCATAAAGCTGTTGAAGAATTCTCAAATCTTGAAAATGAAATTCTTAACTTGACTAACGGGCTGCAAGAAGCAGAAACGGCTTTGCAAGCCGCATCTACCCAACTTCAGAACCTTGAACAACTGAGAAAACAAACTGAGGAATTATTAAGGAAAGAGGCTGAGCTTCAAACAAACACCGTAAACAGCGAAGACATGTGTGCAAGGCTTGCAAATCAGATTCAAAGAAAAATAGCGACTATTGGCGAATTGGAGCAGCGTTTGGAAGCTTTCAAAGCAAAGCTGAACTTGCAGAGAAAAAAGCTGCAAGAAATCGGTCTGGCTTCAGATTTGACAATTGAAGAACTAAAACACCAACTAACTTCCTTTGATGAGCAGATGACAAGCATAAGAGCTGAACAGGAAGCGGCAAGAAAAGAAAACCAAGTCTCCAAGCAACGAGTCTCCAACCTCGCAGCCGAAAGCAAGTGCCCACTCTGTCTACAGCCTCTTCCAGAAGACTACAAAGCACACATGCTAAAACATATCGAAGAAGAGAAGGCGGAAAGAGAAGGAAAACTCGTAGAACTGAAGAAAAACATTCACGAACTGGAAAAACTAAGAGACGTTGCAAACAAAGCAGTTTTAGACTTTCAATCATATACTCCCAGAATTCAAGACGTAAAAACGCGTGTTCTTGAAGAGATTGAGTCCAAGGAGAAACTGGAAAAAGAATTTGAAGAACACCAATTGCGAGAAAAAATGTTTAGGACCCAGCTTGAAGAAGCCCGCAAAGAAATCGAAAAATTCGACATATCAGAACTGGAAAATGCACGGAGCCTCCATAAAACCACATCTGAGCAATATCATACAATCAAAACAAGGCTCGAATCCAGTGAAAGCTGGAAAAAGGATACCTCCTTTAGGATTGAAGAGTTTCGCGAACGGGTTATGCACGCTCAGCAAAAGATTGAAAGAGTGAAAAAAATAGAGAAATTGTTGGAAATCCTTGATGGAATTCGCGATGCTTATAGAGGCATACAGCCCCAGCTGCGAACGGAGTTTGTCAGAATCTTGGAACGAGTGGTTCAGCAAGTGTTAGACAGTCTTGTAGGCGAAGAAGACATTGCGTTGATCGCACTCATTGACGAAACCTACACTCCCTCTATTAAAAGCCAAGAAGGCCATGAACGGGAAGTCTCTTATCTTTCCGGTGGAGAACGCACCCTTCTAGCGTTCGCCTACAGGTTTGCTCTGGGTCAGCTTATTATGCAGGCACGAACAGGACACGGCTTGCAGATGCTCTTGTTGGACGAACCCACAGAAAGTCTCGGTAGGGAAGACCGTTCCGTTGACCGCTTAGCGGAAGCAATCGCACGTCTCAAAGCTATAGAGCAGATAATCGCAGTCACCCACAATGAAGCTTTTGCAGAAAAAGCTGAGCACATAATAAGGTTGGCTAAGGAAGCTGATGTAAGCAAAGTTGTCGCTTAA